The genome window CGCTCTATCCCTCCCAGAACCTGGACGGCGACATCTTCTCGGACATCTCCGCTGCCCTTGGTGGCAGCCTCGCAACGGCCAGCTCCATCATAGAGAGCAAGGACGGCACCATGCTCTTCGAGGCGCCCCACGGCACTGCCCACGACCTCTACCTGAAATACCTGGAGAGCGACGGCCGGGAAGCCCATTTTAACCCATCCGCCCTTATCTTCGCCCTCGCCAACGCCCTGGAAACCCTGGGCGAGCGCGATGACAACCCGCCCCTGGTCGAATACGCCTCTAACCTCAAGGCAGCGCTGACCGATACCGTCGACAGCGGGATTGTCACTGCGGACCTCAAGGGCAAGACTGTTGACCCGGATTCGGAGCAGGTTGTGGACATGACAGGTTTTCTGGGCGCTGTAGAAAACGCACTCAAGTGATGGCCAGCTGATGATAAGTGAGGCATGAGCGATTCGCGGCTCAGAGGGTGGTTATGATGGAAATCTCAAATCCTGTGGATGTCCTCAGACGCCCGCTAAGGCTCCCGTGCGGAGCCATTCTGAAGAATAGACTTGCCAAGTCAGCAATGTCTGATTCGCTGGGAAACGGGGAGGGTGATCCTACCGACGCACAGATCCGACTTTATGAACGATGGGCTGAAGGCGGTGTCGCGATATCGTTCATCGGTGAAGTGCAGGGCCTTATTTCCTGGACTTTGCTCAACGCGCAAAGAAGGTAACGGATATTCCGCTCATGGTGACCGGAGGCTTCAAAAAGCGTGAGCAAGCAATAGATGCTGTAGAAAGCGGCAGCGCCGATTTGGTGGGTTTAGCTTGAGCCTTGGTTATTAACCCGGGGCTTGCCAACGTCTGGTTGACCGATGATGGCGGCGACGTCGAGTTTCCCAGATTCAAATCTCCGCCACCGGGTGGAGTAACGGCCTGGTACACCATGCGACTGACAGAGCTGGGTGAGGATCGGGAAAACGGATCGACGCTCGATTTGTCGACAGCCATCCGTCTATACGAAGAGAGGGATGCGCAACATTGCGTAAAATGGAGAGGAAAGTACGGACTCTGAACCTGGCGCAATATCGTATTTAACATAATATACATTATGCGCAGTACGGTATGCTTTTAAATAACATTATTGCGGATTTTTGGACGACCACAGAAAGTGCTAAAGAATAGCCACAGAAAGTACTAAATTTTCACAGGAAGTACTAAATTCGTCGCCCACCTTTCTATATTCATGATTCTGAACACTTTTCGGTTTTTTCTCGAATAGCGCCTTTCGGGCAATCAGTGCCTTGGGTTTTGGCGGTTAATTTTGATTGTGGAATGGCGTCAGCTCTGACCGAACTCCGTAATTCTAGATAATGCCCTGGGTTCGAAAGGTATTGGCCGATGCCGGAAAAAACATCCCCTATACCTCTCGAGAAGTATCATGCGAATCGGAGCACGGGTTTTTGTTATGGCAGCCTCGGAACCGCTCTGTGACATGAGAGTAAACGTGGAACGGTGTTATCGATAATCCGGTTGAGACGATCCGCTCCTGGTTACTGAAAACCGTACTCGCCAGCTCTGGAAGAAATGGACGTTACAAGGCGCAACCAATGGTCCGGTTGGGATGATTGGGTCTGCTTGGGTGTCCTGAGCATAATAGTTCTCTACTAAACTTCAGAAATCTCTTAAAATCAAATTATTACGGTTTTTATTTTCACCCTCTCCTCGCATCCGAGCGGCTTACCAGGAGCTTATCCGATGAGCAAAACCGGCCAGGCACGCGTGCTTACGCCCGAACAGTTCGCCCATCTCTTAGGTGTTATCCAGAAGCAATCCCTACCCGGAAAAGAACACGGCGCTGGTTCAGATCAGCTTCAAGCTTGGACTGCGAGTCCAGGAGATCGCGCTTCTTCAGATCAAGGACGTCGCAACTACCCAGAAATCCCACTGGTTTGCTTACCTGATTTCAGCCCACTTGTCATGAGTCTTGTTGATAGCGCCGGCCCCATAGCTGCACTGCCCCACCAAACGTAGTTTTCAGTTCAATTGAAGTTCAGTGTGGTCGCAAAGCGAACATTCGGTTTTGGTGATAGCGCCTGCATAAGCGACGGCCTGACAAGGCCGTCCGAGTGGCGCGACTTGTTAGAACATTACTACCCATGACGAATCGGGGCCGTGAAATAGGATGAAATAATAAAAACCACAAGCCCGAGAACTACAGAGACCAGCACTACCTCGACGCTAAATCCGCCGAATAGCTTCCCCAACAGATAGCCAGGGATAGGCGCAACACCAAAAGAAACCCACATACTGGCTCCACCCTGCACCGAAATGGTTGATTTGCAGTGAGGACATTCAATTGCCTTATTCTCCGATGGAGTAAGCCTCTGACGAATCAGATTGAAGAACGGCAGGGTCTCAGAGCAATAGGGACAGGTTTTGATACTGCTACCTCAGGTTCTAACGCCCGGCTCACGCGCTGGCTTGGAGCCGCGAAGCGTCGGAGACTCAGCCGCCGTGCATCCGTGTGTTAGCGATCAAGGCACCCATATAAATTCCATACGAATGCCGCTTGGCTCATAAACCATGAAATGCTTCGCAGGTCCTTGACGTAGTTGCTCCGGGACAAACTCCACTGTTACCCCAGGATGATTGGAGACGTTTTCAAAAACATTCTCAAGGTCTTGTTCGCTTTCGACTTTGATCGCGACATGATGGAGACCGACCTGATGCTTTCTGTCGAAGGGAGAATTATCTGACATTGTTTGCCATAACGTAAAAAATGCCTCGCCGTTGGAAACGAATTTGGCCGGATATTCCGGGACTTCCCGAACAAGAGACCAGCCTAAACAATCAACAAAGAAATCAGTTGTCGCTTCAAGATCGGAAACGGCAAGGCCAAGATGATGAATGCCAAGTGTCGCCATTAAATTCCCTTCCTCCTGCGATGAGTAACCTGCTCGCCAGCAATTCCCCAGTTATCGGTTTCCACCTCGTCAATCACTACCACCGTGGTGGCCGGGTTTTTGTTCAACACCTTCTCAAGTAATTCAGTAACCCCGGAAATAAGCTCTCCCTTCTGCTCAGCGGTTGCCCCTTCCTTTGTAATCTTAATATTGACGTATGGCATAAATGTCTTCCTTTAGATATGGCTAACACCTGCAGCACGCGCGCCCTTGGAATGGAGCCGAAGGCGCAATGTAAAGGGCGTCGCCGTGCCTGCACCGGTTATGCTTCAAGCTCACAATCGGCCAGAAATTCTTTCTCAGCAATGCCCTCAGCCACCCATTCTTTTAGTGAGCTCAGAGATAATATTGTATTCATATAATCATTTTCCGTATCCCCGACCGGAATACCGTAACTATTGAAGCGAAGAACAATTGGCGCATACATAGCATCGGCAATACTGAAATCACCGAATAGGAATGGGCCACTCTCTGGATGCTTTTCACGGCAGATGCGCCATATTTCACATACTCGGTCTATATCGGACTTAAGAGACTCCGAAATGTTTTTGAATACCATTTTTTTTCGGCAATTCATGGGTAGCGAGTTTCTGATGGCAAAAAACCCCGAATGCATCTCATTGCTTATGCTACGGGCGTAAGCTTTGTCCTTAAGCTGCAATGGCCAGTAATTTTTTTCTGGATAGAGATCAACCACAAACTCGCATATTGCGAGAGAGTCCCAAACCGTAACACTCTCGTGACAGAAGGCAGGCACCTTCCCAGATGGTGAGTATTGCAGCAACTCCTCTTTGCTTCCTTCTGCGTAGAGAGGGATCTTTACCTCAGAAAAAGGAATGTCGAGCTCTCTTAACAGTAACCAAGGTCTTAAAGACCATGACGAATAGTTTTTATTACCGATTATGAGTTGATTCAAGGGTATATACTCTGATGGGTATAACGCCCGCATCAGCTTTCCGAAGTCAGGCTGCATGCGTTTGTTATGTGATTTATATGTTTTTTTGACTTATCACTAATATTCTTTTGGTATAAAAATCTCATGATTAAG of Marinobacter sediminum contains these proteins:
- a CDS encoding VOC family protein, with amino-acid sequence MATLGIHHLGLAVSDLEATTDFFVDCLGWSLVREVPEYPAKFVSNGEAFFTLWQTMSDNSPFDRKHQVGLHHVAIKVESEQDLENVFENVSNHPGVTVEFVPEQLRQGPAKHFMVYEPSGIRMEFIWVP
- a CDS encoding 2-hydroxymuconate tautomerase family protein, with protein sequence MPYVNIKITKEGATAEQKGELISGVTELLEKVLNKNPATTVVVIDEVETDNWGIAGEQVTHRRRKGI
- a CDS encoding glutathione S-transferase family protein, coding for MNQLIIGNKNYSSWSLRPWLLLRELDIPFSEVKIPLYAEGSKEELLQYSPSGKVPAFCHESVTVWDSLAICEFVVDLYPEKNYWPLQLKDKAYARSISNEMHSGFFAIRNSLPMNCRKKMVFKNISESLKSDIDRVCEIWRICREKHPESGPFLFGDFSIADAMYAPIVLRFNSYGIPVGDTENDYMNTILSLSSLKEWVAEGIAEKEFLADCELEA